One window of Mucilaginibacter inviolabilis genomic DNA carries:
- the cysC gene encoding adenylyl-sulfate kinase: MILLFCGLSGAGKTTLAKNVAAELTELGIKIEIIDGDEYRQEICKDLGFSREDRSENIRRLGFVASRFANQGIVPIISAINPYDDVRRELANRYDDVNIVHIDCPVNKLIDRDTKGLYQRALLPEGHPNKLLNLTGINDRFDVPYDADLYINTSENSIQQSTSLLVYFILNNLYATEKISNKMTDNF; the protein is encoded by the coding sequence ATGATACTTTTATTTTGCGGCCTATCAGGAGCTGGCAAAACAACATTAGCAAAAAATGTTGCTGCCGAATTAACAGAACTCGGAATAAAGATTGAAATTATTGATGGCGATGAATATCGACAGGAAATCTGTAAAGATCTTGGATTTTCAAGGGAAGACAGGAGCGAAAACATCAGGAGATTGGGATTTGTGGCCAGCCGTTTCGCCAACCAGGGTATAGTTCCCATTATCAGTGCCATAAACCCTTATGATGATGTTAGACGCGAGCTTGCCAACCGGTACGACGATGTAAATATTGTACATATCGACTGCCCGGTTAACAAACTAATTGATCGCGATACCAAAGGTCTTTATCAGAGAGCTCTTTTACCAGAAGGGCATCCCAATAAGCTCTTAAACTTAACCGGGATAAATGATCGGTTTGATGTGCCTTATGATGCTGACCTTTATATTAATACCAGCGAAAACTCTATACAGCAAAGCACCTCTTTATTGGTTTATTTTATACTTAATAACCTTTACGCTACCGAAAAAATTTCTAATAAAATGACAGATAATTTTTAA
- the holA gene encoding DNA polymerase III subunit delta — protein sequence MSAAELLKDIKNRKYKPLYLLHGEEPYFIDLVSNYIEHSLLPDAEKGFNQTVVYGKDTDMMTVLNAAKRYPMMADYQVVLVKEAQEMKWGKDDDGKKGIDPVLSYLENPLPSTILVFCYKYGKFDKRKKTYKAIEKNGIVFESAPLYDNKVPAWIEGYISDKGYKINAQASAMLSEYLGNDLSKIANELEKLMLNVAAGQEITLKHIQDNIGISKEYNVFELQTALSKKDAYKVNQIINYFEANPKANPIVLVLGNLNNYFSKVLAFHYVKDKSQQNLARELGVNPFFVKDYEQAGRSYNYQKTMQIISYLREYDLKSKGVESNAPHGELMKELMFKILH from the coding sequence ATGTCCGCAGCAGAGCTATTAAAAGATATAAAGAACCGTAAATACAAGCCCTTGTATCTGTTGCATGGTGAAGAACCTTATTTTATTGACCTGGTAAGCAATTATATTGAACATAGCCTGTTACCGGATGCCGAAAAAGGTTTTAATCAAACCGTAGTATACGGCAAGGATACCGACATGATGACGGTGCTTAACGCGGCTAAGCGTTACCCCATGATGGCCGATTACCAGGTAGTATTGGTAAAGGAGGCGCAGGAGATGAAATGGGGGAAGGATGATGACGGCAAAAAAGGTATCGATCCTGTATTAAGCTATCTCGAAAACCCTTTGCCAAGTACCATATTAGTGTTCTGCTACAAATACGGCAAGTTTGATAAGCGGAAAAAAACATATAAAGCCATTGAAAAAAATGGGATCGTTTTTGAATCGGCACCATTATATGATAATAAGGTGCCGGCCTGGATAGAAGGTTATATCAGTGATAAAGGGTATAAGATCAACGCACAGGCATCAGCTATGCTTTCGGAATATCTGGGCAATGATCTTTCAAAAATTGCCAACGAGCTTGAAAAACTAATGCTTAATGTGGCTGCCGGTCAGGAGATCACGCTTAAACATATCCAGGATAATATAGGCATCAGCAAAGAGTATAACGTATTTGAACTGCAAACGGCCCTGAGTAAAAAAGATGCTTATAAAGTTAACCAGATCATCAATTATTTTGAGGCCAATCCCAAGGCCAATCCTATTGTGCTGGTGCTGGGCAATCTGAATAACTACTTTAGTAAGGTGCTGGCCTTTCATTATGTAAAAGATAAATCGCAGCAAAACCTGGCCCGGGAACTGGGGGTAAACCCGTTTTTTGTAAAAGATTATGAGCAAGCCGGTCGTAGCTATAATTATCAAAAAACTATGCAAATCATTAGTTATCTGCGCGAGTATGATTTGAAAAGTAAAGGTGTTGAGTCAAATGCACCGCATGGCGAGTTGATGAAAGAACTGATGTTTAAAATTCTTCATTAA
- a CDS encoding type I restriction enzyme HsdR N-terminal domain-containing protein — protein MDLLQPLNLPPYPFKITDQNGQLSLFDEIRKRNIIITPEEWVRQHFVQYLIKHKNYPRALIKLEGGMKLNGLQKRTDIVVFNTEGKRILIVECKAPFISIDQKVFDQIARYNMVHQVPLLAVSNGLQHYYCRIDHINKKYLFLEDLPAYPEAL, from the coding sequence ATGGATCTGCTGCAGCCGCTTAATCTTCCTCCTTACCCTTTTAAGATTACCGATCAGAACGGTCAGCTCAGTTTATTTGATGAGATCAGAAAGAGAAACATCATCATTACTCCCGAGGAATGGGTACGCCAGCATTTTGTACAATATCTTATTAAACACAAAAACTATCCACGTGCATTAATTAAGCTGGAAGGTGGGATGAAACTTAACGGACTACAAAAACGAACTGATATTGTTGTATTTAATACCGAAGGTAAACGAATATTGATTGTGGAGTGCAAAGCTCCTTTCATAAGCATTGATCAAAAAGTTTTTGACCAGATAGCCAGGTACAATATGGTTCACCAGGTACCGTTACTGGCCGTTAGCAATGGTTTGCAACATTATTATTGCCGTATAGATCACATCAACAAAAAGTATCTGTTTTTGGAGGATCTGCCTGCTTATCCAGAAGCGCTTTAA
- a CDS encoding ATP-binding protein → MCQKASFFNFSIYKIISKEQSVLDQARIRLLYYGFFLVFVAAAALLTSVYFQGQMMLAYTSLFLMLSIIVLFKALTYKPNWLAISHVLLVVGTLLNVSIVYVSLQSINIVTVQVVIIVIVFSYYMLGQKWGLIYSLLNTVPILLFLFIEHNYNYLIPIKPDKIDQSTIVISLFANFILLIFIHSHLYNAFIKNLKQLKESAHEQKALNQKLEKAIEKAEKSAHAQSEFLSTMSHEIRTPLNAVIGMSNLLMMGSPRPEQKENLEILKFSANNLLAIVNDVLDFNKIESGKLVFENVRFDLVELMYNICGGQMLKAHEKGLQFSLTVDNALKNKVFFGDPTRITQVVFNLVNNAIKFTPKGNVWVNVTCQEDRHNTLTVRFSIKDTGIGIKDSSLKNIFEPFTQESLATTREYGGTGLGLAIVKRLLELQGTHIEVISKIGEGSEFLFNMELSVSTEVIAAGMGKQAETAEEEGLKSLKVLIAEDNMVNVMLMKKLLSKWKIIPTIAENGERAVEFMQYGNFDIILMDLQMPVMNGFDAAQEIRKMADPKKARIPIIALTASALVDIKDRVFRVGMNDYVSKPFKPDELLEKIQNLIALI, encoded by the coding sequence ATGTGCCAAAAAGCAAGTTTTTTTAACTTCTCTATCTACAAAATCATTTCAAAGGAACAATCTGTTCTTGATCAGGCGCGCATACGTTTATTATATTATGGTTTCTTTCTGGTATTTGTAGCTGCTGCTGCATTGTTAACCAGTGTTTATTTTCAGGGGCAGATGATGCTGGCCTATACTTCTTTATTTTTAATGCTCAGCATCATTGTATTGTTTAAAGCGCTAACATACAAACCAAACTGGCTTGCTATATCCCACGTGTTGCTCGTTGTGGGCACTTTGCTCAATGTAAGTATTGTATACGTATCGTTGCAAAGCATCAATATAGTTACGGTGCAGGTAGTTATTATCGTGATTGTATTCAGCTATTATATGCTGGGCCAAAAATGGGGACTGATCTATTCCCTGTTGAATACAGTACCTATACTGCTTTTTTTGTTTATTGAGCATAATTACAATTATTTAATACCCATAAAGCCCGATAAGATAGATCAATCAACCATTGTGATTAGTCTGTTTGCCAATTTTATATTGCTCATTTTTATTCATAGCCATCTTTATAACGCGTTTATAAAAAACTTGAAACAGCTGAAAGAAAGTGCTCATGAACAAAAAGCCTTGAATCAGAAACTAGAAAAGGCTATTGAGAAGGCGGAGAAATCGGCACATGCCCAATCTGAGTTTTTATCAACTATGTCGCATGAGATCCGTACTCCATTAAATGCGGTGATTGGCATGAGTAATTTGTTGATGATGGGCAGCCCGAGGCCAGAACAAAAGGAGAACCTGGAAATATTGAAATTTTCGGCAAATAACCTGCTGGCCATCGTAAATGATGTGCTCGACTTTAACAAAATTGAATCGGGGAAACTGGTGTTTGAAAATGTTCGTTTTGACCTGGTTGAGCTGATGTATAATATTTGCGGGGGGCAGATGCTAAAGGCTCACGAAAAAGGCCTGCAGTTTTCCCTTACTGTTGACAATGCCCTGAAAAACAAAGTTTTTTTTGGCGATCCAACCCGTATCACCCAGGTGGTTTTTAACCTGGTTAATAATGCTATAAAGTTTACCCCTAAGGGCAATGTGTGGGTGAATGTTACCTGCCAGGAGGATAGGCATAACACCCTTACCGTAAGGTTTTCTATAAAAGATACCGGTATAGGCATCAAAGACAGTAGCCTGAAAAATATCTTTGAACCATTTACGCAGGAGTCATTAGCTACCACACGTGAGTATGGAGGTACCGGACTTGGTTTGGCCATTGTAAAACGTCTGCTCGAATTGCAAGGTACACACATTGAGGTGATCAGTAAAATTGGTGAAGGATCTGAGTTTTTATTTAATATGGAACTCTCCGTATCAACAGAAGTGATTGCCGCTGGCATGGGTAAACAGGCAGAAACAGCCGAAGAAGAAGGCTTGAAAAGCCTGAAAGTACTTATTGCCGAAGATAACATGGTAAATGTTATGCTGATGAAGAAGCTGCTATCAAAATGGAAAATAATACCCACTATTGCCGAAAATGGCGAACGCGCCGTTGAGTTTATGCAATATGGTAATTTTGATATTATACTGATGGATCTGCAGATGCCGGTAATGAACGGCTTTGATGCTGCTCAGGAAATCAGGAAAATGGCCGATCCCAAAAAGGCAAGGATCCCCATCATTGCACTAACCGCCTCAGCCCTGGTTGATATAAAGGATAGGGTATTTAGAGTGGGGATGAACGATTATGTATCCAAACCATTTAAACCCGACGAACTACTGGAGAAGATACAAAACCTGATAGCATTGATTTAA